A genomic window from Schistocerca serialis cubense isolate TAMUIC-IGC-003099 chromosome 4, iqSchSeri2.2, whole genome shotgun sequence includes:
- the LOC126475453 gene encoding uncharacterized protein LOC126475453 isoform X2, whose amino-acid sequence MKWKSEEERKTKSSFVSSYGTKRLKDGTAKTTFVCHRSGTFSSKSDGKRLCMSQGTCKVGNHCVAVIELHEEESGICSVIYYRTHFGHDQNIAFLHLSGSDREAIAGKIAEGVTFQRILDDVRNSVHSSGVERLHLLTRHDFHNIKRDFTIGDDQQHNIDEVSVSMWLQKMKDCVLLYKKEGEAREDFDRTDSMIVLMTDYQKQLLQRFGQNIVCVDSIHCTNVYKLLVTILLVVDDFGSGMPVAFCVSNRETTSIMTHFFSAVKERAGIIKTSVFMSDDTNTFCSAWSQVMGPAENNLLCAWHIDRSWQNNLKEVHGNEEKKALVYKALRTLLEEADIDYFNELLESFVGQLQADEGTRDFGVYVSSNYLFWPQQWAYCHLHNLGINTNIHLEAMHRVLKYCYLEGKTNNRLDRLLVVLMKLVRDKLCARMVKLYKGGHSYRINLIEARHKASCSIKENDVTVNTDGTKFHVKSQTHCGVTHTVILNNIECKLECKLKCSTCNICIHAFSCSCADSLIHLNICKHIHAVSMTYALHSSATFTPSEATVTEEASAILCSLQTNTDDHENTSLARELVSTYQILINRVCSGKVSTEILKSLQKDAAHSLSLFQSDCREAPRCPSNEKVKVQRRPGKCNKQPKGSLKKPTIAEKANIVSALRQPESEILNVHVDSDHNYCRY is encoded by the exons ATGAAGTGGAAGTCTGAGGAGGAGAGAAAAACAAAAAGTAGTTTTGTCTCTAGTTATGGCACTAAGCGTTTAAAGGATGGCACTGCAAAAACCACCTTTGTATGCCACAGAAGTGGCACATTTTCTTCGAAGTCAGATGGCAAAAGGTTGTGTATGTCCCAAGGTACTTGCAAGGTGGGAAACCATTGCGTTGCTGTCATAGAGCTTCACGAAGAAGAAAGTGGAATCTGTAGTGTCATTTACTACAGAACACATTTCGGCCACGACCAGAACATTGCTTTTCTGCATCTCAGTGGTTCTGATAGAGAAGCCATCGCTG GTAAAATTGCTGAGGGGGTCACTTTCCAGAGAATTCTGGATGATGTGCGGAACTCAGTTCATTCCAGCGGAGTGGAGAGGCTGCATCTCCTGACTCGGCATGACTTTCATAACATTAAGAGAGACTTCACCATTGGTGATGATCAGCAGCATAACATTGATGAAGTCAGTGTTAGTATGTGGCTGCAGAAAATGAAAGACTGTGTTCTCCTCTATAAGAAAGAAGGCGAGGCCAGGGAAGATTTTGATAGGACTGACTCGATGATAGTGTTAATGACTGACTACCAGAAGCAGTTATTACAGAGATTTGGACAAAATATTGTATGTGTAGACTCCATACAttgtacaaatgtttacaaactgtTGGTGACCATATTGTTAGTGGTGGACGATTTTGGTTCAGGTATGCCTGTAGCATTCTGTGTTTCAAATCGGGAGACTACTTCCATAATGACTCATTTCTTTAGTGCTGTGAAAGAGAGAGCTGGCATCATAAAAACGTCTGTATTCATGTCCGACGACACTAATACTTTCTGTAGTGCATGGTCACAAGTCATGGGACCTGCAGAAAATAATCTACTGTGTGCTTGGCACATAGACCGCAGCTGGCAGAATAATTTGAAGGAAGTCCATGGCAATGAAGAAAAGAAAGCACTTGTGTACAAAGCTCTTCGTACATTGCTTGAAGAAGCGGATATAGACTATTTTAATGAGCTGCTGGAATCGTTCGTCGGGCAGCTTCAAGCAGATGAAGGTACAAGAGACTTTGGTGTATATGTCTCGTCAAATTACTTATTCTGGCCTCAGCAGTGGGCATACTGTCACCTTCACAATCTGGGTATAAATACAAATATACACCTTGAAGCAATGCATAGagttttaaaatattgttatctaGAGGGAAAAACAAACAATAGACTTGACAGACTACTTGTGGTGTTGATGAAATTGGTGCGTGACAAACTGTGTGCTCGAATGGTTAAATTGTATAAGGGTGGCCATTCATATAGAATAAATCTTATTGAGGCTCGTCATAAAGCTTCATGTAGTATTAAGGAGAATGACGTTACAGTCAATACTGATGGTACAAAGTTTCATGTGAAATCCCAAACACATTGTGGTGTAACACATACTGTGATTTTAAATAACATTGAATGTAAATTGGAGTGCAAGTTGAAGTGCTCcacatgtaatatatgtatacatgCTTTCAGTTGTTCTTGTGCAGACAGTTTAATTCATTTGAACATATGCAAGCACATTCATGCAGTGTCAATGACGTATGCATTACATTCAAGTGCCACATTTACACCAAGTGAAGCAACGGTGACAGAAGAGGCTTCTGCCATTTTGTGTTCACTGCAAACAAATACTGATGATCACGAGAACACATCTCTGGCCCGAGAACTAGTGTCCACATACCAAATTTTGATTAACCGTGTCTGTTCAGGTAAAGTGTCCACAGAAATCCTGAAGTCACTGCAGAAGGATGCAGCTCATTCGCTGTCACTTTTTCAATCAGACTGCAGGGAAGCTCCACGATGCCCCAGCAACGAGAAGGTAAAAGTGCAACGAAGACCTGGTAAATGTAACAAACAGCCAAAGGGCAGTTTGAAGAAACCAACTATTGctgaaaaagcaaatattgtttcGGCACTGAGGCAGCCTGAAagtgaaatattaaatgttcaCGTAGATTCTGACCATAATTACTGTCGGTACTAA
- the LOC126475453 gene encoding uncharacterized protein LOC126475453 isoform X1 yields the protein MAGSVACYVCDREYSARKHLNVHLRNVHKIQSGEEGTIKCSKSDCSFKCNFLSKLHLHVEQEHMVEMVKEISEFQTKDDFMKWKSEEERKTKSSFVSSYGTKRLKDGTAKTTFVCHRSGTFSSKSDGKRLCMSQGTCKVGNHCVAVIELHEEESGICSVIYYRTHFGHDQNIAFLHLSGSDREAIAGKIAEGVTFQRILDDVRNSVHSSGVERLHLLTRHDFHNIKRDFTIGDDQQHNIDEVSVSMWLQKMKDCVLLYKKEGEAREDFDRTDSMIVLMTDYQKQLLQRFGQNIVCVDSIHCTNVYKLLVTILLVVDDFGSGMPVAFCVSNRETTSIMTHFFSAVKERAGIIKTSVFMSDDTNTFCSAWSQVMGPAENNLLCAWHIDRSWQNNLKEVHGNEEKKALVYKALRTLLEEADIDYFNELLESFVGQLQADEGTRDFGVYVSSNYLFWPQQWAYCHLHNLGINTNIHLEAMHRVLKYCYLEGKTNNRLDRLLVVLMKLVRDKLCARMVKLYKGGHSYRINLIEARHKASCSIKENDVTVNTDGTKFHVKSQTHCGVTHTVILNNIECKLECKLKCSTCNICIHAFSCSCADSLIHLNICKHIHAVSMTYALHSSATFTPSEATVTEEASAILCSLQTNTDDHENTSLARELVSTYQILINRVCSGKVSTEILKSLQKDAAHSLSLFQSDCREAPRCPSNEKVKVQRRPGKCNKQPKGSLKKPTIAEKANIVSALRQPESEILNVHVDSDHNYCRY from the exons ATGGCTGGTTCTGTTGCTTGTTATGTATGTGATCGAGAATATTCAGCAAGGAAGCATTTGAATGTTCATTTGAGAAATGTGCATAAAATTCAGTCAGGTGAAGAAGGTACGATAAAGTGCTCAAAAAGTGACTGCAgctttaaatgcaattttttgtctaagttGCACCTACATGTGGAGCAGGAGCACATGGTTGAGATGGTAAAAGAAATTAGTGAATTTCAAACGAAGGACG ACTTTATGAAGTGGAAGTCTGAGGAGGAGAGAAAAACAAAAAGTAGTTTTGTCTCTAGTTATGGCACTAAGCGTTTAAAGGATGGCACTGCAAAAACCACCTTTGTATGCCACAGAAGTGGCACATTTTCTTCGAAGTCAGATGGCAAAAGGTTGTGTATGTCCCAAGGTACTTGCAAGGTGGGAAACCATTGCGTTGCTGTCATAGAGCTTCACGAAGAAGAAAGTGGAATCTGTAGTGTCATTTACTACAGAACACATTTCGGCCACGACCAGAACATTGCTTTTCTGCATCTCAGTGGTTCTGATAGAGAAGCCATCGCTG GTAAAATTGCTGAGGGGGTCACTTTCCAGAGAATTCTGGATGATGTGCGGAACTCAGTTCATTCCAGCGGAGTGGAGAGGCTGCATCTCCTGACTCGGCATGACTTTCATAACATTAAGAGAGACTTCACCATTGGTGATGATCAGCAGCATAACATTGATGAAGTCAGTGTTAGTATGTGGCTGCAGAAAATGAAAGACTGTGTTCTCCTCTATAAGAAAGAAGGCGAGGCCAGGGAAGATTTTGATAGGACTGACTCGATGATAGTGTTAATGACTGACTACCAGAAGCAGTTATTACAGAGATTTGGACAAAATATTGTATGTGTAGACTCCATACAttgtacaaatgtttacaaactgtTGGTGACCATATTGTTAGTGGTGGACGATTTTGGTTCAGGTATGCCTGTAGCATTCTGTGTTTCAAATCGGGAGACTACTTCCATAATGACTCATTTCTTTAGTGCTGTGAAAGAGAGAGCTGGCATCATAAAAACGTCTGTATTCATGTCCGACGACACTAATACTTTCTGTAGTGCATGGTCACAAGTCATGGGACCTGCAGAAAATAATCTACTGTGTGCTTGGCACATAGACCGCAGCTGGCAGAATAATTTGAAGGAAGTCCATGGCAATGAAGAAAAGAAAGCACTTGTGTACAAAGCTCTTCGTACATTGCTTGAAGAAGCGGATATAGACTATTTTAATGAGCTGCTGGAATCGTTCGTCGGGCAGCTTCAAGCAGATGAAGGTACAAGAGACTTTGGTGTATATGTCTCGTCAAATTACTTATTCTGGCCTCAGCAGTGGGCATACTGTCACCTTCACAATCTGGGTATAAATACAAATATACACCTTGAAGCAATGCATAGagttttaaaatattgttatctaGAGGGAAAAACAAACAATAGACTTGACAGACTACTTGTGGTGTTGATGAAATTGGTGCGTGACAAACTGTGTGCTCGAATGGTTAAATTGTATAAGGGTGGCCATTCATATAGAATAAATCTTATTGAGGCTCGTCATAAAGCTTCATGTAGTATTAAGGAGAATGACGTTACAGTCAATACTGATGGTACAAAGTTTCATGTGAAATCCCAAACACATTGTGGTGTAACACATACTGTGATTTTAAATAACATTGAATGTAAATTGGAGTGCAAGTTGAAGTGCTCcacatgtaatatatgtatacatgCTTTCAGTTGTTCTTGTGCAGACAGTTTAATTCATTTGAACATATGCAAGCACATTCATGCAGTGTCAATGACGTATGCATTACATTCAAGTGCCACATTTACACCAAGTGAAGCAACGGTGACAGAAGAGGCTTCTGCCATTTTGTGTTCACTGCAAACAAATACTGATGATCACGAGAACACATCTCTGGCCCGAGAACTAGTGTCCACATACCAAATTTTGATTAACCGTGTCTGTTCAGGTAAAGTGTCCACAGAAATCCTGAAGTCACTGCAGAAGGATGCAGCTCATTCGCTGTCACTTTTTCAATCAGACTGCAGGGAAGCTCCACGATGCCCCAGCAACGAGAAGGTAAAAGTGCAACGAAGACCTGGTAAATGTAACAAACAGCCAAAGGGCAGTTTGAAGAAACCAACTATTGctgaaaaagcaaatattgtttcGGCACTGAGGCAGCCTGAAagtgaaatattaaatgttcaCGTAGATTCTGACCATAATTACTGTCGGTACTAA